The following coding sequences are from one Dermacentor andersoni chromosome 5, qqDerAnde1_hic_scaffold, whole genome shotgun sequence window:
- the LOC129384922 gene encoding uncharacterized protein — MAVRRLELELEKVRLQLECERIALRRVELEQSGRPPSVSEGSDLRRASTDGISQCAKVLKAYRLPCDADVPIWFDEVEKLFSSFQVPEHSRVHLIMPALAERVRYLLRGLNDEECTDYETVKKAVLDELKLTPAKYLERFEKASKRKEETFAQFASRARTYLAYYLQSRNANTKEAMTELMVADRMKASLSSEALEYVLLREGEDWFKPVEVAKVLETFEQAKGKGRATKPAATASLPQHAKLAGSQRTNLKCHVCHIQGHLARDCPKASDKEPQGKAPTVQKQRVQKVAVVSEEPPPEQERVLSARIQVLAQYASSGRSKLDLIPIMCGGIATEAVLDTGSEITVVRKSMLPVVLHEPSRTVRLESAFGNTIRANLATLPVGMHRPGAVTQPQRIDLVCAVTDELANGVDCLLSKEDWELLQAQEKEESGEKNIARRESKSDNWSYQKKDAMRQCRSNP; from the exons ATGGCGGTGAGACGCCTGGAGCTGGAGCTGGAAAAGGTGCGCCTACAGCTAGAGTGCGAGCGCATTGCTCTACGGAGAGTGGAGCTTGAGCAGTCGGGCAGGCCGCCTTCGGTGTCGGAAGGAAGCGATCTCCGCCGTGCTAGCACGGATGGAATATCACAATGTGCTAAAGTGCTTAAGGCATACCGGTTGCCGTGTGACGCTGACGTTCCGATATGGTTTGATgaggttgaaaagttgttttcatctTTTCAAGTACCTGAACACAGCCGTGTACATTTGATCATGCCTGCGCTGGCCGAGCGGGTCCGTTATCTGCTGCGTGGCCTCAATGACGAGGAATGTACAGATTATGAGACTGTAAAGAAGGCGGTATTAGATGAACTTAAGCTTACGCCAGCTAAATACTTGGAGAGGTTTGAAAAGGCATCTAAACGAAAGGAGGAAACTTTTGCTCAGTTCGCGTCCCGCGCTAGAACCTATTTGGCATATTACCTTCAATCTCGcaatgcaaacacaaaagaagctatgACGGAGCTTATGGTCGCTGACCGTATGAAAGCCAGTCTAAGCTCAGAGGCCCTTGAATATGTTCTTTTGCGGGAGGGCGAGGATTGGTTTAAGCCAGTGGAGGTGGCGAAAGTGCTCGAGACTTTCGAGCAAGCTAAAGGGAAAGGACGAGCAACTAAGCCAGCCGCAACAGCCTCATTGCCGCAGCACGCAAAACTAGCTGGCTCGCAGAGGACAAATTTAAAATGCCACGTGTGTCATATACAGGGTCacctagccagagactgcccaaaAGCTTCCGATAAAGAACCGCAGGGGAAGGCGCCGACTGTGCAAAAACAAAGGGTACAGAAGGTTGCTGTTGTAAGTGAAGAACCTCCACCAGAGCAAGAAAGGGTGCTAAGCGCTAGAATACAAGTCTTAGCTCAATATGCTAGTTCAGGGAGGTCAAAGCTGGACCTTATCCCTATCATGTGCGGGGGTATAGCAACAGAAGCTGTGTTGGACACAGGTAGTGAGATAACGGTGGTCCGTAAAAGTATGTTGCCCGTCGTTTTACACGAGCCATCACGAACAGTAAGACTCGAGTCGGCATTCGGAAACACCATTCGAGCTAACCTAGCTACGCTGCCCGTAGGCATGCATCGCCCGGGGGCTGTGACACAACCGCAGAGGATCGATCTGGTGTGCGCGGTTACAGACGAACTTGCAAACGGGGTTGACTGCCTGCTGTCAAAGGAAGATTGGGAATTACTACAGGCGCAGGAAAAAGAGGAGTCTggagaaaaaaatattgcgcgG CGGGAGTCAAAGTCAGACAACTGGTCCTACCAGAAGAAAGACGCAATGAGGCAGTGCCGCTCCAATCCCTGA